One window of Robiginitalea biformata HTCC2501 genomic DNA carries:
- a CDS encoding DNA topoisomerase IV subunit B has product MAQSQYTEENIRSLDWKEHIRMRPGMYIGKLGDGSSADDGIYILLKEVIDNCIDEFVMGAGKTIEITIREDKVTVRDYGRGIPLGKVVEVVSKMNTGGKYDTRAFKKAVGLNGVGTKAVNALSTYFRVESNRDGKSKAAEFETGDLKNEEFLEETSRKRGTKVTFTPDETIFKKYKYRSEYVERMLRNYVYLNPGLTIVFNGEKFHSENGLKDLLQDNNSADDLLYPIIHLKGEDIEVALTHSKTQYSEEYHSFVNGQHTTQGGTHQSAFREALVKTLRDFYGKNYDPSDVRKSVISAISIKVMEPVFESQTKTKLGSTDMGGNLPTVRTYINDFVGRELDNYLHKNPQTAELIQRKIQQAERERKELSGIRKLARERAKKASLHNKKLRDCRVHLDNMKNDRRLETTLFITEGDSASGSITKSRDVNTQAVFSLRGKPLNSYGMSKKIVYENEEFNLLQAALNIEESLEDLRYNNIVIATDADVDGMHIRLLLITFFLQFFPEIIKEGHLYILQTPLFRVRNKKETIYCYSEEEKREAVKKLKGKPEITRFKGLGEISPDEFQHFIGEDIRLEPVMLDKAMSIEELLKFYMGKNTPDRQEFIIENLKVEVDLVEENQL; this is encoded by the coding sequence ATGGCGCAATCCCAATATACCGAAGAGAATATCCGTTCCCTCGACTGGAAGGAGCACATCCGGATGCGCCCCGGTATGTATATCGGGAAGCTCGGCGACGGCTCCTCGGCCGATGACGGCATCTATATCCTCCTGAAGGAAGTGATCGACAACTGCATCGACGAGTTTGTGATGGGGGCCGGGAAGACCATCGAGATCACGATCCGGGAGGACAAGGTAACCGTCCGGGACTACGGGCGGGGCATCCCGCTGGGTAAGGTAGTGGAGGTGGTCTCCAAAATGAACACCGGCGGAAAATACGATACCCGGGCCTTTAAAAAAGCCGTGGGCCTGAACGGGGTGGGGACCAAGGCGGTCAATGCCCTTTCCACCTATTTCCGCGTGGAATCCAACCGGGATGGCAAGTCCAAGGCCGCCGAGTTCGAAACCGGCGACCTGAAGAACGAGGAGTTCCTGGAGGAAACCTCCCGCAAGCGGGGTACCAAGGTCACCTTTACCCCGGATGAAACCATTTTCAAGAAATACAAATACCGGAGCGAGTACGTGGAACGGATGCTCCGGAACTACGTATACCTGAACCCGGGGCTTACCATTGTGTTCAACGGGGAGAAATTCCACTCCGAAAACGGCCTGAAGGACCTCTTGCAGGACAACAACAGCGCTGACGACCTGCTCTATCCGATCATCCACCTGAAAGGGGAGGATATCGAGGTGGCCCTGACCCATAGCAAAACACAGTACAGCGAAGAATACCATTCCTTTGTCAACGGGCAGCACACTACCCAGGGCGGGACGCACCAGAGTGCCTTCCGCGAAGCGCTGGTTAAGACCTTACGGGATTTCTACGGCAAGAACTACGATCCTTCCGACGTGCGGAAATCCGTGATATCCGCCATCTCCATCAAGGTGATGGAACCGGTGTTCGAAAGCCAGACCAAGACCAAGCTGGGTTCCACGGACATGGGGGGCAACCTGCCTACCGTCCGGACCTACATCAATGATTTTGTGGGCAGGGAACTCGATAACTACCTGCATAAAAACCCGCAAACCGCAGAACTCATCCAGCGGAAGATCCAGCAGGCAGAACGGGAGCGCAAGGAACTCTCCGGTATTCGCAAACTCGCGCGGGAGCGCGCCAAGAAGGCCAGCCTGCACAATAAGAAATTACGGGATTGCCGGGTGCACCTGGACAATATGAAAAACGACCGCCGGCTGGAGACCACGCTGTTTATCACCGAGGGGGATTCCGCCTCCGGTTCCATCACCAAATCCCGGGACGTCAACACCCAGGCGGTATTCAGCCTGCGCGGGAAGCCGCTGAACTCCTACGGGATGAGCAAGAAAATCGTCTATGAGAACGAGGAATTCAACCTGTTACAGGCAGCCCTGAACATCGAGGAATCCCTGGAAGACCTGCGCTATAACAACATCGTGATCGCGACGGATGCGGACGTCGACGGGATGCATATCCGGTTGCTTTTGATCACTTTTTTCCTGCAATTTTTCCCCGAAATCATCAAGGAGGGCCACCTCTACATCCTGCAAACGCCGCTCTTCCGGGTGCGGAATAAAAAGGAAACCATCTATTGCTACAGCGAGGAAGAGAAGCGGGAGGCCGTTAAAAAGCTTAAAGGGAAACCTGAAATCACGAGGTTTAAAGGGCTCGGGGAGATTTCCCCAGACGAATTCCAGCACTTTATCGGCGAGGACATCCGCCTGGAACCCGTGATGCTGGACAAGGCGATGTCCATCGAGGAACTTCTCAAATTCTATATGGGCAAGAATACGCCGGACCGGCAGGAATTCATTATCGAAAACCTGAAAGTTGAAGTGGACCTGGTAGAAGAAAACCAATTGTAA
- the ychF gene encoding redox-regulated ATPase YchF: protein MKAGIVGLPNVGKSTLFNCLSNAKAQSANFPFCTIEPNIGVVNVPDPRLKKLESLVQPQRVVPATVEIVDIAGLVKGASKGEGLGNQFLGNIRETDAILHVLRCFDNDNVVHVDASVDPIRDKETIDMELQLKDLETVEKRLEKVGRSARTGNKEAQKEASALERLKKGLESGTSVRAIGFEEDDYREFVAPLQLITDKPVLYVCNVDEQAATTGNAYVDRVREAVAGEQAEVLVLAVATEADINELETFEERQLFLEDLGLDEPGSSKLIRSAYSLLNLQTYFTAGEKEVRAWTIPVGSSAPQAAGVIHTDFEKGFIRAEVISYDDYIRYGSEAKVREAGKMRVEGKEYIVQDGDVMHFRFNV from the coding sequence ATGAAAGCCGGAATTGTAGGATTGCCAAATGTCGGAAAATCGACCCTTTTTAATTGCCTGTCCAATGCGAAGGCCCAGAGTGCAAACTTTCCGTTTTGCACCATCGAACCGAATATCGGGGTAGTCAACGTCCCGGACCCGCGCCTGAAAAAGCTGGAATCCCTTGTTCAGCCGCAGCGCGTGGTGCCTGCCACCGTCGAAATCGTCGATATCGCCGGACTCGTCAAAGGCGCCAGCAAAGGGGAGGGGCTGGGCAACCAATTCCTCGGGAATATCCGGGAAACCGATGCCATCCTGCACGTCTTGCGCTGTTTTGACAATGACAACGTGGTCCATGTGGACGCGTCGGTAGATCCGATCCGCGACAAGGAGACCATCGATATGGAATTGCAGCTGAAGGACCTGGAAACCGTGGAAAAGCGCCTGGAAAAGGTGGGAAGGTCTGCCCGCACCGGCAACAAGGAGGCCCAAAAGGAAGCCTCGGCCCTGGAGCGATTAAAAAAGGGACTGGAATCCGGCACCTCCGTCCGGGCTATCGGATTCGAAGAGGACGATTACCGGGAATTTGTGGCCCCCCTGCAGCTGATTACCGACAAGCCTGTCCTGTATGTCTGCAACGTAGACGAACAGGCGGCCACAACCGGGAATGCATATGTGGACCGCGTTCGAGAGGCCGTTGCCGGGGAACAGGCAGAAGTATTGGTCCTGGCCGTAGCCACGGAGGCGGACATCAACGAGTTGGAAACCTTTGAGGAGCGCCAGCTTTTCCTGGAAGATTTGGGACTGGACGAGCCCGGATCGTCAAAGCTCATCCGCTCCGCCTACAGCCTGCTTAACCTGCAGACCTATTTCACCGCAGGGGAGAAGGAAGTGCGGGCGTGGACCATACCCGTGGGGTCGTCAGCTCCTCAGGCAGCGGGGGTTATCCACACAGACTTTGAGAAAGGCTTTATTCGCGCAGAGGTCATTTCCTATGACGATTACATCCGGTACGGCAGCGAAGCGAAGGTTCGGGAAGCAGGAAAAATGCGCGTTGAAGGCAAGGAATACATCGTTCAGGACGGGGATGTGATGCATTTCCGGTTCAACGTCTGA